The nucleotide window TCAAGGTTTTCTCTATAGAGTCATTTATTGACTCGTTTCTATAACAGTCGTATCAATGCTTGCTGCAACTTGATTGCCTGTTTCTGTACTCAATGAAACAGATTCGGATACCTTATCTTGAGTTAACGACAACGACTGTTCTTGCTGTAATTGCATATCACGTTTTTTCATCTCAACCTTTTCTAAATTTATATTGGCTTTTTCGAAATAACGTGGTGATAAATCTATTGCTTTTTTAAAGAAATATTCCGCTTCATCTATACGCCCTTCGAGAAGGACAAAATAGCCTAAGTCATTGTAAGCATCGTGCTCCGGCATGACTTGTTTGAAGGTTTTAATGGCTCGATTATATTGACCTTTGCGAGCATATACCAGCCCCAAGTTAGTCCAACCTCGCTTAAACTGATTATTACTGTTTATGGCCTTTTTAAAATACTTTTCGGCTAATACTAAATCACCCGTAAGGTAATAGGAGTAACCAATGTTGGACAAAATATTCGCTGACTTGGCGTTAATTTTGAGCGCCAGATTATAATAGGTACGTGCGAGTTCGAAGTTTCGATCCATATCTTCTATCACACCGGTTACATTGTATGCATCGACGGGGGATTCAGTATCTGGCACAAAATAGCCCATTTCTTTAACTGCACCGAGTTCTTCTAAGCGTTTCTGATCTTGTAAAATAGCTTGTAACAGATGGGTTTTACCTAACTCAAAATTACCATTTTCAACTTCAATAATGCCCAACGCTTGATGGGCAAAAACCATACTGTTGTCGTTAAGTAATGCTTCTCGATATGCTCTAACCGCGATCTTGTGATTACCTTGTCTATCGTGGATGCGAGCGATTCGATAGAGAACATCTGCATTATCTGGCTGATATTCTAAGCACTGAATATAATAATATAAGGCTTGGTCTGTATCCCCTGAGCGTTCAGAGCTCAGAGCGAATTCAAATGCTTTCTCAAAGGTCTCGGTGGTTAAATGGGTATTCGTTTTCCCTTCACCAAATAAATCTTGTCTCGCATATTGCTGCATTGATGTCGGCTGCTCTTCCGTGGTTTGACACGCCGAAACAAACAAGGCCACCATTGGAACCAGCATTATTCTTAGTATTTTTATATGCATACGCACTCCAGTTACGCGGTTTAAAACGCTTTATCCCAAACGCTCATTACTTTCAATATAGCAGGTCCTACGGCAACAATAAAAAACGATGGCCAAATACAAAATAACATAGGGAACAGCATCTTAGTACCAAGCTTGGCCGCTTTCTCTTCTGCAGCCTGCAAACGCTTATCACGGTATTCATCGGCATAAACACGTAACGTATCGGCAATTCCCGTACCCAAACGCAAACTTTGGACAATAACAGAATTAAGACCGCGAATATCTTCTAAACCCGTACGTTCAGAGAATTCATGCAACGCATCTTGCATCGAATAGCCTACCCGCACTTTACGGCACACTAAGGCAAGTTCATGCGATAACTCGGGGTGTGAGAACTCCATCTCTTTACTGACCCTTTGAAAGGCTTCAAGTAAGCCAAGGCCTGACTCACAACAAACAACAAGCAAATCCAATGCATCAGGAAAAAACTTGCGCAAACCATTCATACGCTTATTGGCTAAATGAGTGAGCACCAGACCTGGTGCGATATAACCAAGACCAACAATCATCGCCACCACATAAAACGACATGGTTGAAGACATATTGGGTAAATATTGCAATGCCGCGAGTGATGCTGCGCCGGCAATTAGCAGTAAAAACAACTTAATCGCATTATAAATTTTTAGTGCGCTTTCGTTATGGTAACCGGCGTGGATAAGCAATTTTTTACTTTCGCTATCGCCGCCCATTCTTGAAGGTAACCAAGATGATTTATCCAACCCCTGTTCTAACGACTTAGAAAATCCTTCCTGTTTGGTGAAATTTTGTTTCTCACCAGTTTTTAGCCTTTCAAGTTGAATTTTAATTGGTGAATAAACACCAGAAACAAACAGGCTGATAGCCGCAGCGAGAGTCACACCGGCAAGTCCTGTTACTGCATAGAAAATAGCTTGAACCGTTGCCGGGTCATCGGTATATTCGCGAATTAAAGACAGTAAATAATCCATATTAAAGCTCTATCTGTATTAGTTTGCTGATCCACCAAATACCTATCATCATGCTGACAAGACCAAATTTAAGTAAATCGATGCCTTCTTCTGAAGCGACTAGCTGTGTTAAGTAGCCAGGCGAGACGATATGCAACATAGCAAAAAGTAAAAACGGGGTCAGAACAAGTATCCAAGCTGATAATCGTCCTTCCGCTGACATAGTTTTAACCTTACGTTTAAAACCAAATCGTTGTCTAATAACACGAGATAAGGTTTCTATTTTTTCAGCAAGGTTACCACCGGTTTCTTTTTGAATACTTACGGCGCTAGCAAACGCCATAGCAGATGTAATAGGTACTCGGCCAACGAAGTTGTATAATGCCGTTTTAACATCATTACCAAAATTAATTTGATGGAACATCAAGTTGAATTCATAAGCGAGTTCACCGCGTGACTCTTCACAAACCAGCTTTAAAGCTTCCGAAAATGCGTAACCCGCTTGCAAGCCACGCTTTAACACATCTAAAGCTTCTGGAAATTGCTCTTCGATTTTTTCAAAACGCTTGGTGATATCGCGATTGAGCTTGACCATAGATGCAAAACTAATGATTGCAGCAACCACCAATAAAAAGAGCCAGTCTCGAGTAAACAACCATACTAACGGGGAGACCAAGGCAATGATCGTTATTACAATTAAGATATACTGATGGCCAAATAACTTTGAGCCGCCCATTTCTAATTTAGAGGTTATATCGCCAACAAACGTCTCGCTTTCAACATAGCGTAACATCGGGGATAATTTTTCTAGGCGCTTGGCTTTGATTAAATCAAGTTGCGCATCCGCTGAATCTGAAAGATCTTTCAGTTTCGTTTTCAGCATTTTTGTTTTTGCCCGTTGCGGGCTGTAAACGGATACTAATAACGTCTGCGACATAAAAATCACAGCGCCAAATATCAGCAACAGGAATGTTAATTCATTACTCATACCTGTCTCCTAAAAATTAATGGTTTCGATATCAACACCAAAAACAGAGTGTGGTAAATCAATACCTTTCATCAATATCTGTTTATGGAAATTTGGCACAACACCGGTCGCTTTAAACTCACCAATGATGTCTCCTGATTCAGTCTTTCCTCGACGTTGGAAGGTAAATATCTCAGACATGGTAATGACATCGCCCTCCATACCATTAATCTCAGACACACTGGTTATACGTCGCTTACCATCTTCCTGTCGTTGCAATTGCACCACTAAATCTATGGCGGAAGCTATTTGCGCTCTAATATTGTGAACCGGCATATCAATGCCACCCATACAAACCATATTTTCCAAGCGACTTAATGCATCTCGTGGACTGTTAGCATGCAAGGTTGTCAGTGAGCCTTCATGACCGGTATTCATAGCTGCCAGCATATCAATCGCTTCGGCACCACGTACCTCACCGATAACAATGCGGTCTGGACGCATACGCAAACAGTTTTTCACCAAATCACGCTGCATCACTTCACCTACACCTTCAATATTAGCAACGCGTGTTTCTAGTCGAACAACGTGGGGTTGTTGCAGCTGCAATTCGGCAGAATCTTCGATGGTGATAATGCGTTCGTCTGACGGAATGTAGCCAGATAAGATATTAAGCAAGGTAGTTTTACCACTACCAGTACCACCCGAAATCAATATATTTAATTTGCCATGTACGGCAGCCTGAATCAGTTTGCCTATTTCTTCACTCATTGAACGATATTCAACAAGTTGGTGCGCTCTAAGTTTTTCAACGGTAAATCGACGAATGGACAGTGAAGGGCCATCTAAGGCAAGAGGAGGTATGATGGCGTTTACTCGAGAACCGTCTTTAAGTCTTGCATCAACCATTGGTGATGACTCATCTATGCGACGGCCAACACCTGATACAATACGATCGATAATATTAAGCAAATGAGAGTTATCATAAAATTGCACAGGAACACGTTCTAATTTACCGTGCCTCTCGACAAAAATATTATCAAAGCTATTCACCAAAATATCTGAAATTGTTGGATCAGCAAATAACGTCTCTAATGGCCCTAACCCTAAAATCTCATCAATAATTAACTTAATGATTTTTTGACGAACCGACAAATTTAATGGTCTAGAGGTTTCATTGAGTAAATGATTACACGCTTCGGTTATTTGCTCCTCAGCATTAGCTGAATCCATGGTTTCTAACACCGACAAGTCCATCATTTTGATCAACTGTGTGTATAGTTCTTGTTTTATATCTAAATCTTGAGCACTTAAACTCTCGAAATAGTTTTCTGCGACCATTTCCATTTATTTATCCCTCTTTAAAAATGACCAAAAGCTTCCAGAAGAGTCTTTTTCCATAAATTCAACTGGTGTTGCTTGCGCAATAGCATTGCGTAAGTTTTGTTCGATAACTTTTGAACTTGACAACTCTCTCACGGTTTTTGCGAGATCGGTACATGAATTAGCAAATTGATGATCATTCTCAATTGCATACACAGCATCGATTCCGGTAGCCTCAGCGACATCTTTGTCACTAATACTGCTGTACTTGCTTGAGTAACGATTTAGTAAGATAGATATTTTTGCCTTTGGTATTCCTAGTCTTTCTATCAGTTGTTTAACGAGTGCTTTGGCTTCTCGAATACTCACGATATTTTGTTGTACAACAATGAAAATCGCATCTGATACGTCGAGTATATTGAACGAAAATGCTTCCAAGCCTCTAGATAAGTCGGTGATCAAATAAGAATAGTCACTGCGAATTTTGTAAATCAGCTGCGATAATTGCCCATGATCTATGTCGCTTAATTCATTAATTTGCGAGAACGACTTTACCGGCAATAAACTCAAGTTATCACGATGGCACATCATTGACTTAATCGCTGTAGAGTCAAGCTCATCAACATCTTGTAAGGCTTGATCTAAGTAATATTCGGGGGTAAAGCCCATGCTATCTGCCAATGTACCAAACTGAAGATCACCATCAACTACCGCAACCGTTGCATCTTCAGCAATAATTTGCGCCATGCAATTGGTGATAAAACTGGCGCCACTGCCCGCTTTACCATTAATGACTGAAATAATCGGTGCGAGTTCAGCTTGACTAAACAGTTCATCGCTGACTTTTTTGATGGTGTTGAATGCTTCTTGTTCAAATTCAGTCATTGATAAAACATCATGAACTTTAAGAGAAATCGCCTGTTTCATGATATCTTGTGACAGGTTTTCGGCGATTAAAACAATTGGAAAGCCCGCTTTTCCTGCTCGTTCAAGATTGCTTTTGGTTTCGATATCATCGCCGGTATGAGTAATAAAAACTAATTGATAATCTTTTTTAATAAAGTTCAATTTGCTTTCAAATGTCACTCTTAAGTTTTTTATCTGCTGCAAAAAGCTTTCTGTTGTCGCTTGTAAATTAGGATCAGCACAAACAAATAGTGATTCGATTAATACAGGTAAAGACATTTTCGATTTTTCCTTCATCACTTCTGGTTGGCTTGAGTCCGTGTTGTTTTCTTGCCAATCAAATAATTTACGTACTTTATGTTCCATAGCATCCTCAGTATTCAAATTCTTAGATAAGCAGTATCCGATCCCCTGCTGTCTAACATGTTGTGTAACCCCAGCGCGTGGCTCCCAAGCTTTCAGCAGGCAATGTAGCGCTAAAAGTTGGTGAGTTAAGAGTTATAAAAAAGCCAGGTATTAATAATTCATGTTGGTAATTGACAATTTCAGCACGCACTAAATGCGTGGTAGATAGACTTGATGCTGCAGTACCGTTACGATTTAAATAAAAAATTCGTATATTTGCTGCACTAAGATTTGGAATAAGATTGTCAATTCCAGCAATAGCTGAACTGGTTACATTAGCAGGTGGAGATGTAACAGCAGGAATTGTAGAGATATCACTCGTATCTGTAAGTAAATTACACACAGTTGCCACTCTTGCTGCTCGCCTGGATACTTCAGTCAACACATTCCAAGTAAACAATAACCTTGAAATTTCCATTGCCGAAAAAAACAGCAGTAAAAATACGCTACCTACTATAGCGAACTCTACGGTGTACATTCCTTTGTTATTTTTTTTCAGCAACATATTAAAGTACCCGCATTGTGTAACGAACAACCAAAGGAAATGACATATCGATAGTATTTCCCGAAACGAATAGCGGTAGCTCGGTAAAGATCAGCGGTTGCCAATCATAAGTAACCGTTAGCGTTACAAACTCCCCCTCATCACCAACCGCATCAACAAAAACAAAGTCATCTAATGCTAAATTGGGCAATAAGGTGCCACTAGACGTTATTCCACCATATATGGCGATAGATTTAGATTCATCAGCTATCCCAACCGTTGTAACATTACCTGTTGAGCCATCTCTGGCATCATTTATGGCATAACGCAAAGCGTCTCTGGTGATATGGTTTAAAGCGTTGTACTGATATAAAAGTCGCGAAAACTCCGCCACAACAAAGGTAAAAAACAGTAATAATGGAAGAATTAGCGTGAACTCAATCGCCGCCAAACCTAATTGACGTTTTTTCGTAGATAGTTTTCTACCAGGTGAGCGGATCATGAAGTAGTGCTCCCTGGAACATGGTATAGTACGATAGTGTAAGGGCCAGGATTGTCCTCAGCAATTCCAGATGGCGTCCCAGTTCCTGAGCACACGGAATTAAACTCGCCGACAACATAAGCTTCATTACCTGTATGCTGAACTTGCTGGGTTAAAAAGAAACAACCAAAGCCCAAGAAATCGACGGTATTAGCCCCATTTATAGAGCTATCACCGCAATCACCGATGACCACTCGAATCTCACGCCTCAATGGTTTGATAGCATCATTTTCCGTCGAATCAGGGAGAAAATTGCCGTCCAAAATCGTTTTTGAGGATGTACAAGACTCCGTTGCATGATCATCAAGGTAATTTTGATAAGTATAATAGTCATTGCTAACTACACCTGTATCAGGATCAGTAACCGTTGGTATGACTACTTCTCCATCATCGTCAAAGCCTATTAGATTTCCTTCACAAGTATTTTGATCTCGAGGGTAGGCGTTCTCGTCGCCTTTCATGGTACCGTGATAAGAACCAAAACGAGTATTAAGGCCATCCGCTACTGGGCCAACGACATTGCCAGGCTGAGTAGGTACACTTTCATTATCAACCCCTGGCGAGAAACATGTATATTCGCTGGAATCGGCTCCTGCCATAGCATAACGCAAATCATTGGCGCCGCTAAGGCCATCAAGTTCTATCAACTGAAAGTTACCTGGACCGACCGGTGAATTAGGGTCAGAATCAATTTTCAAAGCCTGTAATTGACCAGCACCTAAACCAAAATTTGTTTCCGCAGTTTGCGTTGAATCGCCACATATCATCATGGGTACCAAATCATTTGAACAAAACGTGATAGCGGTACTCGGCCCAGCCACTGCAGATGCTGAGATTTGTTTGTCTAATCCAAACATTCCCGCAAAGTAGCTATTTAGCCCCACATTGCTAACCCGCACTAACACATAACGCGCACTGGCATCGGTGACACTGGCAAATGGATCTGGTCGTTGTGAAAACTCAACCGTTAATTGCGCAGTAATCGTGCTGGTTGATAACACTGAGTCTGATGATGGTAAGGTAGCAACGCCATCGTTTATCTCAAATGCATCACCGTGCGCTAAATTAGCTTGCAACATTTCTACAGCTGCAGAACGGGCGTCAGCATGGTTGCCGCCGGTATCAAGCGTTTTTGCAGCATGCAATGCTGCAGCATCAACATAGTTTTGAAGGCGATTTTTATTAAGGAGAATATGCCCACCATCAAGAGCTAAAGCTGCCATACCAATGATAACCACAATGCCTAAGGTGAATAACACCAAAATGTTACCCTTTTGCTTATCAACCGATTTACTTCGACCTAACATTATTCACCTCCATCTTTAAATAAACTAACCCTCTATTTACTTACCACCGATGGCAGCAGCACTTGTATTGGTTCGACCTTCTTTAGGTGCATAAATAGAATTTTTATACGCTTCGATAACTTTTTTACCATAATCCGCATCGAGTTCATTTACGATGCCGTTGTTGTTTTCGGGAGCCATAGGATCAAGGATTTGCATTTCATTGATCTTTGCATAACTACCTGAAATCGGATATTCAGGAATGGTACTGCAGCCGCTAAAAACAGCCGTTGTTGACAACAATATAAGGAAATTTTTCATTATTCTCCGCCTTCTGTTTGTAGTTCGTGACCATAAGATGATTGGGTACCGCCATTATCTGGCAACATGTCATCACTACTATCGTCCATTTCATTTGGTGCAACATCTAAGCTTTCCGGCTCTTCTTTTTGGGTCATTTTACCAAGCAAATAAAACTCTAAATCGTTGGCTGGTACAAACCCTTCAGTAGGCAAAACAACACCCTTTTTATTGAACGGACGAACCAGTCGAGGCGTAACCATAATCACCAGCTCTGTTTGTGATTTTTGAAATTCCTGACTCTTAAATAGTTGCCCCAAAATTGGTATATCACCTAAACCTGGAATCTTATCTACCGTTTCACGCAAGGTATCACTAATTAAGCCACCAATAGCGATGGTTTGACCGTCGCCTAACTCAACAGTGGTTGACGTCGAGCGTTTGACAATAGACGGAATAGCAAAACGTGAATTGGTGCCTTCAGGTGCAAGTGACACCGCCGCAGCAGTACTCAGCTCACTGACCAATACATTCAAATTAAGGTTTATTTTTCCGGAATCTAGAACTGTTGGGACGAAACTTACACCAACACCAAAATCTCGGTATTGAATTGTTGTACCGTTATCACTTCCGCCAGGAACTGGAATGGGAAATTCACCACCAGATAAGAATTCTGCTTTTTGGCCACTTAATGCGGTGATATTCGGCTCAGCAAGTATTTTCGCTAGACCGTGTTGTTTGGCGACATCGAAGGCAAATTGAAATAACATATCGCCATCAAGGTAGCTCCCAAAAAAGCCTTGAGTTAGTGCCGGGCCAACATCTAATGCGTCCAAAAAATCCCCACCTGAAATAACACCGCCTGTGCCATCTGACCCATCGAATGCTAATAACATTTTAGAATCAAGCTTTCTCGCGATTTCACTTTGCACTTCTGCAACCGTCACTTCCAACATCACTTGATGGCCACCGCCTACACTTAGCATGTTGAGAACTTCACTTTTTTTACCACCTACAGCCGACGCAGACTCGGCGTAAGCTCTAGCAAGTTCATACGCTTGATCCATTTTCGCTAGTGACGTTGATTGGCCACTCAATACAAGTTGACCTTGTGAGCTTTCGAC belongs to Thalassotalea sp. HSM 43 and includes:
- a CDS encoding tetratricopeptide repeat protein, translated to MHIKILRIMLVPMVALFVSACQTTEEQPTSMQQYARQDLFGEGKTNTHLTTETFEKAFEFALSSERSGDTDQALYYYIQCLEYQPDNADVLYRIARIHDRQGNHKIAVRAYREALLNDNSMVFAHQALGIIEVENGNFELGKTHLLQAILQDQKRLEELGAVKEMGYFVPDTESPVDAYNVTGVIEDMDRNFELARTYYNLALKINAKSANILSNIGYSYYLTGDLVLAEKYFKKAINSNNQFKRGWTNLGLVYARKGQYNRAIKTFKQVMPEHDAYNDLGYFVLLEGRIDEAEYFFKKAIDLSPRYFEKANINLEKVEMKKRDMQLQQEQSLSLTQDKVSESVSLSTETGNQVAASIDTTVIETSQ
- a CDS encoding type II secretion system F family protein; its protein translation is MDYLLSLIREYTDDPATVQAIFYAVTGLAGVTLAAAISLFVSGVYSPIKIQLERLKTGEKQNFTKQEGFSKSLEQGLDKSSWLPSRMGGDSESKKLLIHAGYHNESALKIYNAIKLFLLLIAGAASLAALQYLPNMSSTMSFYVVAMIVGLGYIAPGLVLTHLANKRMNGLRKFFPDALDLLVVCCESGLGLLEAFQRVSKEMEFSHPELSHELALVCRKVRVGYSMQDALHEFSERTGLEDIRGLNSVIVQSLRLGTGIADTLRVYADEYRDKRLQAAEEKAAKLGTKMLFPMLFCIWPSFFIVAVGPAILKVMSVWDKAF
- a CDS encoding type II secretion system F family protein, translating into MSNELTFLLLIFGAVIFMSQTLLVSVYSPQRAKTKMLKTKLKDLSDSADAQLDLIKAKRLEKLSPMLRYVESETFVGDITSKLEMGGSKLFGHQYILIVITIIALVSPLVWLFTRDWLFLLVVAAIISFASMVKLNRDITKRFEKIEEQFPEALDVLKRGLQAGYAFSEALKLVCEESRGELAYEFNLMFHQINFGNDVKTALYNFVGRVPITSAMAFASAVSIQKETGGNLAEKIETLSRVIRQRFGFKRKVKTMSAEGRLSAWILVLTPFLLFAMLHIVSPGYLTQLVASEEGIDLLKFGLVSMMIGIWWISKLIQIEL
- a CDS encoding CpaF family protein, translating into MEMVAENYFESLSAQDLDIKQELYTQLIKMMDLSVLETMDSANAEEQITEACNHLLNETSRPLNLSVRQKIIKLIIDEILGLGPLETLFADPTISDILVNSFDNIFVERHGKLERVPVQFYDNSHLLNIIDRIVSGVGRRIDESSPMVDARLKDGSRVNAIIPPLALDGPSLSIRRFTVEKLRAHQLVEYRSMSEEIGKLIQAAVHGKLNILISGGTGSGKTTLLNILSGYIPSDERIITIEDSAELQLQQPHVVRLETRVANIEGVGEVMQRDLVKNCLRMRPDRIVIGEVRGAEAIDMLAAMNTGHEGSLTTLHANSPRDALSRLENMVCMGGIDMPVHNIRAQIASAIDLVVQLQRQEDGKRRITSVSEINGMEGDVITMSEIFTFQRRGKTESGDIIGEFKATGVVPNFHKQILMKGIDLPHSVFGVDIETINF
- a CDS encoding AAA family ATPase, which codes for MEHKVRKLFDWQENNTDSSQPEVMKEKSKMSLPVLIESLFVCADPNLQATTESFLQQIKNLRVTFESKLNFIKKDYQLVFITHTGDDIETKSNLERAGKAGFPIVLIAENLSQDIMKQAISLKVHDVLSMTEFEQEAFNTIKKVSDELFSQAELAPIISVINGKAGSGASFITNCMAQIIAEDATVAVVDGDLQFGTLADSMGFTPEYYLDQALQDVDELDSTAIKSMMCHRDNLSLLPVKSFSQINELSDIDHGQLSQLIYKIRSDYSYLITDLSRGLEAFSFNILDVSDAIFIVVQQNIVSIREAKALVKQLIERLGIPKAKISILLNRYSSKYSSISDKDVAEATGIDAVYAIENDHQFANSCTDLAKTVRELSSSKVIEQNLRNAIAQATPVEFMEKDSSGSFWSFLKRDK
- a CDS encoding TadE/TadG family type IV pilus assembly protein, which produces MLLKKNNKGMYTVEFAIVGSVFLLLFFSAMEISRLLFTWNVLTEVSRRAARVATVCNLLTDTSDISTIPAVTSPPANVTSSAIAGIDNLIPNLSAANIRIFYLNRNGTAASSLSTTHLVRAEIVNYQHELLIPGFFITLNSPTFSATLPAESLGATRWGYTTC
- a CDS encoding TadE/TadG family type IV pilus assembly protein gives rise to the protein MIRSPGRKLSTKKRQLGLAAIEFTLILPLLLFFTFVVAEFSRLLYQYNALNHITRDALRYAINDARDGSTGNVTTVGIADESKSIAIYGGITSSGTLLPNLALDDFVFVDAVGDEGEFVTLTVTYDWQPLIFTELPLFVSGNTIDMSFPLVVRYTMRVL
- a CDS encoding TadE/TadG family type IV pilus assembly protein, translating into MLGRSKSVDKQKGNILVLFTLGIVVIIGMAALALDGGHILLNKNRLQNYVDAAALHAAKTLDTGGNHADARSAAVEMLQANLAHGDAFEINDGVATLPSSDSVLSTSTITAQLTVEFSQRPDPFASVTDASARYVLVRVSNVGLNSYFAGMFGLDKQISASAVAGPSTAITFCSNDLVPMMICGDSTQTAETNFGLGAGQLQALKIDSDPNSPVGPGNFQLIELDGLSGANDLRYAMAGADSSEYTCFSPGVDNESVPTQPGNVVGPVADGLNTRFGSYHGTMKGDENAYPRDQNTCEGNLIGFDDDGEVVIPTVTDPDTGVVSNDYYTYQNYLDDHATESCTSSKTILDGNFLPDSTENDAIKPLRREIRVVIGDCGDSSINGANTVDFLGFGCFFLTQQVQHTGNEAYVVGEFNSVCSGTGTPSGIAEDNPGPYTIVLYHVPGSTTS
- a CDS encoding type II and III secretion system protein family protein — its product is MNIKLIVVPFIMLILSSIAVDNAYAGGPFKKDDDVVTVPIFKSDSLKVKGDIQRISIGNPQIADILILRSDELYVLGKALGTTNVMLWDENDELIDVINLQVTHDLNSLRKKFHDYLPKEDIGVESSQGQLVLSGQSTSLAKMDQAYELARAYAESASAVGGKKSEVLNMLSVGGGHQVMLEVTVAEVQSEIARKLDSKMLLAFDGSDGTGGVISGGDFLDALDVGPALTQGFFGSYLDGDMLFQFAFDVAKQHGLAKILAEPNITALSGQKAEFLSGGEFPIPVPGGSDNGTTIQYRDFGVGVSFVPTVLDSGKINLNLNVLVSELSTAAAVSLAPEGTNSRFAIPSIVKRSTSTTVELGDGQTIAIGGLISDTLRETVDKIPGLGDIPILGQLFKSQEFQKSQTELVIMVTPRLVRPFNKKGVVLPTEGFVPANDLEFYLLGKMTQKEEPESLDVAPNEMDDSSDDMLPDNGGTQSSYGHELQTEGGE